In the genome of Amia ocellicauda isolate fAmiCal2 chromosome 3, fAmiCal2.hap1, whole genome shotgun sequence, one region contains:
- the LOC136746542 gene encoding olfactory receptor 4K14-like → MQNSSSVTVFTLHGLNETASHEYIYFAFTLLAYLLIWLFNLTLIITIIIEKTLHEPMYIFLCNLCVNGLYGTAGLYPKLLSDFLSDSHVISYAGCFLQIFVIYSSVACELTILTLMAYDRYVAICKPLQYHSIMTSLTMSKFLLISWILPFCETTIPILLTMRLPLCRSDINKLYCDTWSVIKLSCVDTTVNNVYVYIALLFNLFATLFIIYSYTHIVRACIKSSEERSKFMQTCLPHLISLINFTIAILFDVLYSRYGSMNMPQALRNFLAVEFLVIPPLLNPLIYGLKLSQIRRRVMRMFSRKVHILK, encoded by the coding sequence ATGCAAAACTCATCCAGTGTTACAGTCTTCACACTCCATGGATTAAATGAGACGGCATCTCATGAATACATCTATTTTGCTTTTACTCTTCTGGCTTACCTTTTGATATGGCTTTTCAATTTGACACTGATCATTACAATCATCATTGAGAAAACCCTCCATGAGCCTATGTACATCTTCCTCTGTAACCTGTGTGTCAATGGACTGTACGGAACTGCTGGTCTGTATCCTAAACTCCTGTCTGACTTCCTCTCTGACTCTCATGTGATCTCATACGCTGGATGTTTCCTTCAGATATTTGTAATCTACTCTTCTGTTGCATGTGAATTAACCATTTTAACATTGATGGCTTATGACAGGTATGTGGCAATATGCAAACCTTTACAGTACCACTCTATCATGACATCTCTAACTATGAGCAAGTTTCTGTTAATTTCTTGGATTCTTCCATTCTGTGAAACCACAATTCCAATATTGTTAACTATGAGACTGCCTCTGTGTAGATCTGATATTAACAAACTGTACTGTGATACCTGGTCAGTTATAAAACTATCTTGTGTAGACACAACTGTTAACAATGTCTATGTAtatattgctttattatttaatttgtttgcaaCCCTTTTTATCATATATTCTTATACACACATTGTTAGGGCTTGTATAAAGTCTAGTGAAGAGAGGAGTAAATTCATGCAGACCTGTTTACCGCATTTGATATCTTTAATCAACTTTACCATTGCCATTCTTTTTGATGTATTGTACAGTCGATATGGGTCAATGAACATGCCACAGGCTCTTCGTAATTTCCTGGCAGTGGAATTTCTAGTCATCCCTCCTCTTTTAAATCCCCTCATATATGGCTTAAAATTGAGTCAGATTCGCAGGAGAGTTATGAGGATGTTCAGTAGAAAAGTACATATTCTGAAGTGA